The window TCGCCCGAGCTGGCCCAGGAGGACTTCCTGCGGATCCAGAAGGCCTACCGGGAGGCGGGCTACGAGATCCGCGCCCAACCCGACTTCGCCTTCAAGGACGGCGTCTACCTGCAGAAGGTGCACGAGCTGCGCATCGAGGGCTACCGCCTCGAGTGGCAGGGGGCGCACAGCACCAAGGACTTCGTCATCCTTCGCGAACTCCCCCGCCCCGGCGAGCTCTTCTCGGTTCCCGCCATCCGCAAGGGAATCAGCAACCTGCTGCGCTCGGGGCTGCTTGCGGAACCGCCCGCGGTCTCCACCGCCCCCGGCGCGGCCCCCGACCGCGTGGTGCTGGTGCTCGGCCTCAAGGAGGCCAAGTCCACCGTCCTGGCGCCCGCCGTGGCCTGGTCCAGCATCGAGGGCTGGAGCGGCCAGGCCACGCTCGAGAGCAAGAACCTCTGGGGCCGCGCCCACCAGGCCAGCCTCAACCTGGTCTTCGGCGAGAACGACGCCGGGGACAACCTGACCCTGCGCGCCAGCTACAACATCCCCTGGCTCTGGCTCGACGCGCTCGACTTCCAGCAGGTGCCCACCAGCCTGAGCCTCAGCGTCTACACCTACCCCCAGGGCAACCTGCCGCTCGAGGACGCGAACGGCAACGACACCGGCTGGGAGTACACCGAACGCCGCAGCGGCGGCAAGTTCTCCATAGGCCGCCCCTGGTCGGGCGAGCTCGAGAACCTGAAGGTCTTCGCCAACCTGGACGCGGAGTGGGTCTACCCCAAGCTGGAGATCTACGACCCCAACAAGCCCAGCACCCCCGACGAGGCCACCGCCCGCAGCCTGCTGCCCATCCCCTACCAGAGCTACTCGATCGGGGCCTCGGCCACCTACAGCACGGTCGAGAACCCCCAGTTCCCCAGCCAGGGCTTCACCCTCACCGGATCGCTCGCCTACGGCCTCAACCTGCCCTACGGCGGCAGCCTCAGCCAGTTCGTTCCCGGCTGGGTCAACTTCAAGACCTACACGGTCGTCGAAGGCGACCCGCGCCAGGTCTTCGCGCTGCGGGCCTCGGCGGGCGCGGTGCTGGGGGATCCGCCGGCAAGCCGCGTCTTCTTCCTCGGTGGCAACCAGACCGAGATCACCACGCTGCGCGGCTACAACCCCATGGAACTCTCCGGCCGCTACCTGCTGGGCAGCTCGCTGGAGTACCGCTACGACTTCAACCTGCAGACCACGATCAGCCAGACCGTGATCGGCATCCTCTTCGTGGACGTGGGCTCGGTGTGGAACCCCGGCGAGGCGCTGGACCTCAAGACCGGCTTCGGGGCCGGGGTGCAGCTGAACCTGGGCTACGGCTCGGTGCTGCTGCCAGCGCTGCGCTTCGACTACGGCTTCAGCGCCGCCCACCCCAGCGGGGTCTTCCACTTCCGCATCGGCCCGGTCTTCTAGCCCTCGCCGCGCCGTACCCCCTTGACTGGGGGTACGCTTTTCGGGGAGGACCAATTTAAACTGGTCTCATGGCCTACGAAGAAGGGCCCGAGGCCTTCGCGGAACGGTTTGCGGAGTACGCGGTGGCGGTGGAGCTCTTGCCCCAGCCTTTCGGCTACCCGCTGCTGGAGGCGGTGACCCCGGTGGGCGTGCTCTACCCCTTCGACCGCGGGGCGCCGCCGTCGCCCAGCGGCCCGGTGGAGCTCGTGCTCCACGCCGTGGTCGCCTCGTTCCGCTACCGCAAGCAGCCCCCGGGCGTCCAGGCCCTCGCGGGCGGCCGCCACCGCCTTTGCGGACGCGTCCAGCGCGAGATCGCGCCGGGCTTCTACCTGCTCGACTGCGGCCTGCCGCTGGTGCTGGCCTCGGACGAGCCGCTGGAGGCGGGGATGGCGATCGAGGTGACCGCCGAGCCGCCGCTGATGGCGTTCCGCAGCGAGGGGGGGCGCGTCTAGGTGCGCTGTTCCCGCTGCGGCGCGCGCAACCCCGAGGGCTTCCGTTTCTGCGGGCACTGCGGCCATCCGCTCAGCCCCGCCCCGCTGCCCCAGCGCCGCTGGGCGACGGCGCTCTTCTTCGACCTCACCAACTTCAGCCGCTACACCAGCGCCCACGACCTCGAGGAAACCCACCGCACCGTCCACCGCCTGCTCGAGCGCGCCCGCGACTGCGTGACCGCGCAGGGGGGGTACGTCGACAAGTTCTTCGGCGACGGCATGCTCGCGGTCTTCGGGCTGCAGAAGAGCCGGGAGAACGAACCCATGCGGGCGCTGCAGGCCGCCGCCTGCATGGTGGAGGCCACCCAGGAGGACGCGCCGGAGCTGCGCGGCCGCGTGGGGCTGGCCACCGGGCTGGTGCTCCTCGGCCCTCTGGGTAGCGAGCAGGGGCAGCACCAGACCGTGATCGGCAACCCCGTCAACCTCGCCCAGCGCCTGGCGGCGTCGGCGCCCGGCGGCGTCGTCTGGCTCGACCAGGTCACCGCGCAGCTGGTTCCCGAGGCCAACCTCGAGCGCCTCAAGCCGCGCCTCTTCAAGGGGTTCCGCGAGCCGCAACCGGTCTGGGTCTTCCACGGCTGGGGCGCGCGCAACCACCCCCTCTTCGGCCGCGAGCGCGAGCTCGCGCAGGTGACGGCCTGGCTGCTGGAAGCCGAGCGGGGCGGCGGCCGGGTCGCCGTCATCTCGGGACCGATCGGCGCCGGGAAGACCTTTCTCGTCGATGAGGCCCTGCGGCGCCGCTCGGGACGGCTGCGCACCCTCCACGTCCCCGACCTCGAGCTGGGGGTCCCCCTGCGCGACACCCTCCAGCAGGTGCTCACGCGCGGGCTGGGGCTGCCACCCGAGGCGATCCTGGACCGCCTCCCCCTCGCGGACCTCGACCGCAGGGTGCTCGCCTACGCACTGGGCCTGGAGCCGGAACGGCCCGCGCCGCCGGAAGACCTCGAAAACACCCTGGTCCGCAGCTTCCGCCGCATCCTGCAGCACCTCGCCGACGAACGGCCGACGGTCGTGGTGGTGCGCAGCGGGCCGCGCGACCACGCGCTGCTCGAGCGCATGCTCGCAGGGCTGCGGCGGGAGCCGCTGCGCGGCCTGACCGTGCTGGTGCTGCGGCGCTCGCCGGCCGCCGGCGCGGACCTGGTGCTCGGCCCCCTCAAGCCCAAGGACGCCGACGCCTACCTGCGCCACCTCAACCCCGAGCTCTCGCCCGAAGAGCGCGCGGCGATCTACCGCGAAAGCGGCGGCCTGCCGCTGGCGCTGCGCTTCCTGGCGCTTTCGGGCGACCCCGGCACCTCGGTGATGGCGGCCTACCAGTCGCGCCTGGACACGCTGCAGCCGCTCCACCGCAAGGTCCTGCTCTACGC of the Oceanithermus desulfurans genome contains:
- a CDS encoding BamA/OMP85 family outer membrane protein; its protein translation is MRRYLVLVLLLFGFALAAPLAEIRIEGADPVLTALARVALPVEPGQDTASIDLEAVRAALMDSGYFRKVEVALEGDVLRVRLEPNPPIAGVEVKAEAFPPEELARLLGDELALGPGATYNPVRAREGADRLASLYRERGFPFAPEVALETREGQDGVQLVYTVKETPPLKKLELKGATVFPESELRAAFKPLLDHGSFAWDLYRAAVEQVNRRYFDAGYRFSGVDTRRSRLEDGVLTVFVRELKVVEVDASALDGVQPQVPLGEVLNYDRLLDEIARLSRQLEREIKLQLEPVGSDGVRVVLTPGAVRYGKIREVRIEGATALDPGTLKPLLRLQPGDLFSPELAQEDFLRIQKAYREAGYEIRAQPDFAFKDGVYLQKVHELRIEGYRLEWQGAHSTKDFVILRELPRPGELFSVPAIRKGISNLLRSGLLAEPPAVSTAPGAAPDRVVLVLGLKEAKSTVLAPAVAWSSIEGWSGQATLESKNLWGRAHQASLNLVFGENDAGDNLTLRASYNIPWLWLDALDFQQVPTSLSLSVYTYPQGNLPLEDANGNDTGWEYTERRSGGKFSIGRPWSGELENLKVFANLDAEWVYPKLEIYDPNKPSTPDEATARSLLPIPYQSYSIGASATYSTVENPQFPSQGFTLTGSLAYGLNLPYGGSLSQFVPGWVNFKTYTVVEGDPRQVFALRASAGAVLGDPPASRVFFLGGNQTEITTLRGYNPMELSGRYLLGSSLEYRYDFNLQTTISQTVIGILFVDVGSVWNPGEALDLKTGFGAGVQLNLGYGSVLLPALRFDYGFSAAHPSGVFHFRIGPVF